One Candidatus Binataceae bacterium genomic region harbors:
- a CDS encoding efflux RND transporter periplasmic adaptor subunit: protein MTPKANTASLRIPRWILLIGGVAVIGLLIWWNGAGKIAPGLVNQRPSYLPNQAVVVVSEQTVPQIYNLVGTVESVTPVEAASRVSARVIAVPVHAGQLVHQGAVLVRLDPSGLKAQVAQATGELGMAQAELTRSQADYRRFAALVKRGSVTPHEFDAATAAYHAALGNVSRATAALAVARSALTYATVRAPVDAIVVERLVRTGDMALPGQPLVRLYDDKALRVEVAAPEELARQIRVGSPLKVVAGDGALELSTRVNEIVPAADPSTRSFSLRAPLPVDPDLKPGMFVRAQFVYGTQNMITLPRSAIRLIGQLATVNVLTPGAVQLRPVVLGREFNDRVEVLAGLKSGDRVIAGTAPMVGNGNR from the coding sequence ATGACCCCAAAAGCGAACACTGCAAGTCTGCGAATACCACGCTGGATACTGTTGATCGGCGGCGTGGCTGTGATTGGCCTGCTGATCTGGTGGAACGGCGCCGGCAAAATCGCACCTGGCTTGGTTAACCAGCGCCCCTCCTATCTTCCAAACCAAGCTGTTGTCGTGGTGTCCGAACAAACGGTGCCACAGATCTACAATCTGGTGGGGACCGTCGAGTCGGTGACGCCCGTGGAAGCCGCCAGCCGAGTGTCAGCCCGCGTAATCGCGGTTCCAGTCCATGCGGGACAGCTGGTACATCAGGGCGCGGTGTTGGTGCGACTGGACCCAAGCGGGCTGAAAGCGCAGGTGGCACAAGCGACCGGTGAGCTTGGGATGGCGCAAGCCGAACTGACAAGGAGCCAAGCAGACTATCGACGCTTTGCGGCATTGGTTAAGCGCGGCTCGGTGACCCCGCACGAATTTGACGCAGCCACCGCGGCCTATCACGCGGCCCTGGGTAATGTGAGCCGCGCGACGGCCGCCCTGGCGGTCGCGCGCTCGGCTTTAACGTACGCCACGGTGCGCGCGCCGGTGGACGCGATAGTGGTGGAGCGGCTGGTGCGCACCGGCGACATGGCCCTACCGGGCCAACCATTGGTAAGGCTCTATGACGACAAGGCGCTTCGGGTTGAAGTGGCAGCACCAGAAGAGCTGGCGCGGCAAATCAGGGTTGGCTCGCCGCTTAAGGTCGTGGCCGGCGACGGCGCGCTGGAGCTATCGACCCGGGTCAACGAAATTGTGCCAGCGGCTGATCCGAGCACGCGCAGCTTCAGCTTGCGAGCTCCCCTGCCTGTTGACCCTGATCTCAAGCCCGGCATGTTCGTCCGGGCGCAGTTCGTTTACGGCACCCAAAATATGATTACCCTGCCGCGCTCAGCCATACGGCTTATCGGCCAGCTTGCAACGGTGAACGTCCTGACGCCAGGCGCAGTGCAACTGCGGCCAGTGGTTCTGGGGCGCGAGTTCAACGACCGCGTAGAAGTCCTAGCAGGTCTTAAGTCCGGCGATCGGGTAATCGCCGGCACTGCGCCGATGGTGGGCAATGGCAACCGCTAA
- a CDS encoding class I SAM-dependent methyltransferase yields MRIVYFKLLGFLLLLVLLLESGVTTASAQLQQLPADKYIARMNQAGRDLKVNQVIQKLGLKSGDIVADIGSGSGSFSIPFAKAVAPNGTVYSVDIDPKMLAYVRNRAKEAGVTNLKTVVGQYDDPKLPVKDVDVVFFHRVLHMIEHRQAYLDNAAKYLKPGGRIVVIDKNPQDSLNSWMWLKQSDVDSWMAAIGFYPAQHFGIYDDRYFVVYARPYDNSVLVQKYRDLRNMKPSAPTTK; encoded by the coding sequence ATGAGAATTGTTTACTTCAAACTGCTGGGCTTCTTGCTACTGCTCGTCTTGTTGCTCGAGTCTGGGGTGACCACCGCGTCTGCGCAGCTCCAGCAGCTCCCGGCCGACAAGTACATCGCGCGAATGAATCAGGCCGGGCGCGACCTCAAAGTAAACCAGGTCATCCAGAAGCTGGGGCTGAAGTCGGGCGATATCGTGGCTGACATCGGCTCGGGCAGTGGCTCCTTCTCTATTCCCTTCGCCAAGGCCGTCGCGCCCAACGGGACGGTGTACTCAGTGGACATCGATCCCAAGATGCTGGCGTACGTTCGCAATCGCGCCAAGGAAGCTGGGGTTACGAACCTCAAGACGGTAGTCGGGCAATACGACGATCCCAAGCTGCCGGTCAAGGACGTTGACGTGGTGTTTTTCCATCGCGTTCTCCACATGATCGAACACCGCCAAGCCTACCTGGACAATGCCGCCAAATACCTCAAGCCCGGTGGCCGGATCGTGGTGATCGATAAGAATCCGCAGGATTCGCTTAACAGCTGGATGTGGCTTAAGCAGTCCGACGTGGATAGCTGGATGGCGGCGATTGGCTTCTATCCCGCCCAGCATTTTGGCATCTATGACGACCGCTACTTCGTGGTATATGCCCGTCCTTATGACAACAGTGTGTTAGTTCAGAAGTACCGTGATCTGAGGAACATGAAACCCTCGGCTCCGACCACCAAATAA
- a CDS encoding metalloregulator ArsR/SmtB family transcription factor yields the protein MEIADAARLIVAGDEASAAIQDRLFEQLAIVGKAVASKQRLKLLELLAQTNRTVEALAREANLSVANVSQHLQVLRAAGIVEANRAGLFVSYRLAGPDVLALLTAIRSVAEKRLGEIDRLMRSYLANADDLEPLTNAQLLRRLRTGDIIVIDVRPAEEYAAGHLPGAICMPLPELKERLKELPTNKEVIAYCRGPYCLLAHRAVALLRHRGRRARRLREGFPQWQADGMPVNSGLEPADDHKRPTL from the coding sequence TTGGAAATCGCCGATGCGGCGCGGCTCATCGTTGCGGGGGATGAAGCCTCGGCCGCAATTCAGGACCGGCTGTTCGAGCAGCTCGCAATCGTGGGTAAGGCGGTCGCCAGCAAGCAGCGGCTCAAACTGCTGGAGCTGCTGGCCCAAACCAATCGCACAGTTGAGGCGCTGGCCCGCGAAGCTAATCTGTCCGTGGCCAACGTGTCGCAGCATCTTCAAGTGCTGCGCGCCGCCGGCATCGTCGAAGCAAACCGAGCGGGCCTTTTCGTCTCGTACCGGTTGGCGGGTCCCGACGTGCTCGCATTACTTACAGCTATTCGCTCAGTCGCCGAGAAGCGCCTGGGAGAGATCGATCGCTTGATGCGCTCTTACTTGGCCAATGCCGACGATCTTGAGCCGCTGACCAATGCCCAATTGCTGCGAAGACTGCGTACCGGCGACATCATCGTCATCGACGTCAGGCCGGCGGAGGAATACGCCGCAGGCCACTTACCCGGAGCAATCTGCATGCCGCTCCCTGAGTTGAAGGAGCGCCTTAAGGAACTTCCAACCAACAAAGAGGTGATCGCCTATTGCCGCGGCCCCTACTGTCTGCTCGCACATCGCGCAGTTGCCCTGTTGCGCCACCGGGGCAGGCGAGCACGCCGTTTGCGCGAAGGATTTCCGCAGTGGCAGGCCGATGGCATGCCAGTCAACAGTGGGCTCGAACCCGCCGACGACCATAAACGGCCAACTCTCTGA
- a CDS encoding DUF2892 domain-containing protein, whose protein sequence is MSLERWVRLLAGSLVILSLGLAQFYSRGWLLLTLFVGLNLFQSALTGFCPAEAILKRFGLGATACSLTSQTPSKA, encoded by the coding sequence ATGTCTTTGGAACGATGGGTTCGATTGTTGGCGGGAAGTCTCGTAATCCTGAGCTTGGGGTTGGCGCAATTTTATAGTCGCGGCTGGCTGTTATTGACGCTCTTCGTGGGGCTCAATCTTTTCCAATCCGCCTTGACCGGCTTCTGCCCGGCCGAGGCCATCCTGAAACGCTTTGGGCTTGGGGCGACCGCCTGTTCGCTTACCAGCCAAACGCCGTCCAAGGCCTGA
- a CDS encoding cytochrome b N-terminal domain-containing protein, with protein sequence MQRWLRAIGGWLEERTHLAGAIEEAARHRVPRNSASWWYVFGSATFTVLILQIVTGICLATVYVPAADRAWNSLIYLNYQEPLGWYLRALHGWGSNFMVALMFIHLIQVFLFGAYKYPRELTWLAGVVLLLCTLGMAFTGQVLRFDQDAYWGLGIAAAIMGRVPLLGPRLVHLLLGGPIIAGETLSRFFALHVFVIPGILLGFVGLHLFLVLRLGINEWPVPGRVVKRETYLREYHELVERDGESFFPWAAQKDLIFAGLIVLALLIVAALAGPIGPNGRPDPSIIETVPRPDIFFLWLFALFALLPPWTETFLILVGPVVLIAILIGLPFYSGTGEKSFRRRPFAVVFVILAFLLFATMTWLGLSSPWSPVMDAWSAVPTPVDYVKGRTPLQLQGALLIQDKQCRNCHALGGQGGKRGPMLDNVATRLTRNELIRQILQGGGNMPAYGSNLSPSEVDAIVDFLQTMTPPGEPPARNSAPPAEP encoded by the coding sequence ATGCAGCGCTGGTTAAGAGCGATCGGCGGATGGCTCGAGGAACGTACCCATCTGGCGGGGGCGATCGAGGAAGCCGCCCGCCATCGAGTACCGCGCAACTCGGCCAGTTGGTGGTATGTCTTTGGTAGCGCGACCTTTACCGTACTGATCCTGCAGATCGTCACCGGGATCTGCCTGGCCACGGTTTACGTACCTGCCGCCGACCGCGCCTGGAACAGCTTGATTTATCTCAATTACCAGGAGCCGCTGGGCTGGTACCTACGTGCGCTGCATGGTTGGGGCTCTAATTTCATGGTGGCCCTGATGTTCATCCATCTGATCCAGGTCTTCCTATTCGGCGCTTACAAGTATCCGCGCGAGCTGACCTGGCTGGCTGGCGTGGTTCTGCTGCTGTGCACGCTGGGGATGGCCTTCACCGGGCAGGTGCTGCGCTTTGACCAAGACGCCTACTGGGGACTGGGCATCGCGGCCGCGATCATGGGACGAGTGCCGCTGCTTGGACCGCGTCTTGTCCATCTGCTGCTGGGCGGTCCGATTATCGCGGGCGAGACGTTGTCGCGCTTCTTCGCCCTGCACGTTTTCGTGATTCCCGGCATCTTGCTGGGCTTTGTCGGCCTGCACTTGTTTTTGGTTTTGCGCCTAGGGATCAATGAGTGGCCGGTACCGGGTCGGGTGGTTAAGCGCGAGACCTATCTCCGGGAATATCACGAGCTGGTGGAGCGCGACGGCGAGAGCTTTTTTCCTTGGGCGGCGCAAAAAGATCTGATTTTTGCCGGGCTGATCGTGTTGGCTTTGCTGATTGTGGCGGCGCTGGCCGGCCCGATTGGCCCCAACGGGCGGCCCGATCCGTCGATCATCGAAACCGTGCCCCGCCCTGACATTTTTTTTCTGTGGTTGTTCGCCCTCTTCGCCCTACTTCCGCCCTGGACCGAGACTTTTTTGATCCTGGTCGGGCCGGTGGTGCTGATTGCCATTCTGATTGGCCTGCCATTTTATTCCGGCACTGGGGAAAAAAGCTTTCGCCGCCGCCCCTTCGCGGTGGTCTTCGTGATTCTGGCCTTTCTGCTCTTTGCCACGATGACCTGGCTGGGCCTCAGTTCGCCCTGGTCGCCGGTGATGGATGCCTGGAGCGCGGTGCCAACTCCTGTGGATTACGTCAAGGGGCGCACACCGCTGCAACTGCAGGGGGCGCTGCTCATCCAGGATAAACAGTGTCGCAACTGCCATGCGCTGGGCGGTCAAGGCGGCAAACGCGGTCCGATGCTCGACAACGTGGCCACTCGGCTTACGCGCAACGAACTGATTCGTCAAATTCTGCAGGGCGGTGGTAACATGCCCGCCTATGGCAGCAACTTGAGTCCGTCGGAAGTCGATGCGATCGTGGATTTTCTGCAAACCATGACGCCTCCAGGCGAGCCTCCCGCGCGCAATTCCGCCCCGCCCGCCGAGCCCTGA
- a CDS encoding Rieske 2Fe-2S domain-containing protein, whose translation MSEETQAHDGQRHEQPTRRALLKLAALLNAGVALLFAIPVLGYLLAPALRRTYLTWIALGPVTNFPLGQTLLATYRNPFVKPWDGSTADIPCWVRRLSQDKFQIFAINCTHLGCPVRWFQESQLFMCPCHGGVYYADGRRASGPPPRPLYRYSYKISNGQLWVRAGELPTLGQTQV comes from the coding sequence ATGAGTGAGGAGACCCAGGCCCACGACGGCCAGCGGCACGAACAACCCACCCGACGCGCGTTGCTCAAGCTGGCGGCGCTGCTCAACGCGGGCGTTGCGTTGTTGTTCGCCATTCCAGTGCTGGGTTATCTCCTGGCGCCGGCTTTGCGCCGCACTTACTTGACCTGGATCGCGCTGGGGCCGGTCACGAATTTTCCCCTTGGCCAAACCCTTCTGGCGACCTATCGCAATCCCTTCGTCAAACCCTGGGACGGTTCCACCGCTGACATTCCCTGCTGGGTGCGCCGCCTGTCGCAGGATAAATTTCAAATCTTTGCCATCAATTGCACCCATTTGGGCTGTCCGGTGCGCTGGTTCCAGGAATCCCAGTTGTTCATGTGCCCCTGTCATGGCGGAGTCTATTACGCCGACGGCCGGCGGGCTTCGGGACCGCCCCCGCGCCCGCTCTATCGCTATTCCTACAAAATTAGCAATGGGCAGCTCTGGGTGCGTGCGGGCGAGTTGCCCACCTTGGGTCAGACTCAGGTTTAG
- a CDS encoding TolC family protein produces MSAQGWSRLVLSVLLAGLMVGGASAAEAPPKRISLAQAIAIALRSNRTLLAASYAQDAAQATVGVARGAMLPRLDAIENYSATDNPVLVFSDLLLQQDFSQSDFALSSLNHPGTLSNFQSQIQLSFPVYAGGRLLASFKAAKFGAEAATWRQARTREQIAFATIKAYFTAVLAEERVGVIERARAAADAHLTQSRNLFAEGMAANADILRTEVLTGGLEEEDTDARSQMQIAWAALAHVLGDENERLAPLPMAQSALGVGPTGSLDLAELNRQAIASRPEMGIAAANVGQAEQAVTIARADYLPSVGVATTYENDSEELVRAGNNYAVFVYARLNLFNGLATKNKVDEALAQLNRAKTLAEDLKHAIGLEVERAYRTLAAAQQNVSVAQRNYSYASAALKILEDRYGAGLATNVAVLDAQTTRQRADMERIRAHIALAVDRAALELVVGRMPMANGQ; encoded by the coding sequence ATGAGCGCTCAGGGTTGGAGCAGGTTGGTGCTCAGCGTGCTGCTCGCCGGCCTGATGGTAGGCGGGGCAAGCGCCGCGGAAGCGCCACCCAAGCGGATTTCGTTGGCCCAAGCCATCGCGATCGCTTTGAGGTCCAATCGCACGTTGCTAGCGGCCTCGTACGCGCAAGACGCGGCGCAAGCCACGGTAGGGGTGGCGCGCGGCGCGATGTTGCCGCGGTTGGATGCGATCGAAAATTATTCGGCCACGGATAATCCGGTACTAGTATTTTCCGACCTCTTGCTCCAACAGGACTTCAGTCAGAGCGATTTTGCGCTTTCCAGCCTCAACCACCCTGGAACCTTGTCTAATTTTCAGAGCCAGATTCAATTGTCGTTCCCGGTCTATGCCGGGGGCAGACTTTTGGCCAGCTTCAAAGCGGCCAAGTTTGGCGCCGAAGCCGCGACCTGGCGTCAGGCGCGCACGCGCGAACAGATCGCGTTTGCCACGATCAAGGCCTATTTCACCGCGGTGCTCGCCGAAGAGCGCGTGGGCGTGATCGAGCGTGCCAGGGCCGCCGCCGACGCGCACCTAACCCAGAGCCGCAATCTGTTCGCCGAAGGGATGGCGGCCAACGCGGACATCTTGCGGACTGAGGTTTTGACCGGGGGCCTGGAGGAAGAAGACACCGACGCTCGAAGCCAGATGCAAATTGCCTGGGCGGCGCTGGCGCATGTCTTGGGTGATGAGAATGAGCGCCTCGCGCCGCTACCCATGGCGCAGAGTGCCCTTGGCGTCGGCCCGACCGGGTCTCTCGACTTGGCCGAACTGAACCGCCAGGCCATCGCCTCACGCCCGGAGATGGGCATCGCGGCGGCCAACGTTGGGCAAGCCGAGCAAGCGGTGACAATCGCGCGCGCAGATTATTTACCTAGCGTCGGCGTGGCCACCACCTATGAAAACGATTCCGAGGAGTTGGTCCGGGCGGGGAATAATTATGCGGTTTTCGTTTACGCGCGTCTTAACCTGTTCAACGGCCTGGCGACCAAGAACAAGGTCGATGAAGCTCTGGCGCAACTAAATCGCGCCAAGACTCTGGCCGAGGACCTTAAGCACGCCATCGGGCTGGAGGTGGAACGGGCTTACCGAACCCTGGCCGCCGCGCAACAGAATGTGAGCGTGGCGCAGCGCAACTATTCGTATGCAAGCGCCGCCTTGAAAATCCTGGAAGATCGTTATGGCGCGGGATTAGCAACTAACGTCGCGGTCCTCGACGCCCAAACTACCCGGCAGCGAGCCGACATGGAGCGGATTCGAGCGCATATAGCCCTCGCGGTTGATCGCGCCGCGCTGGAGCTGGTGGTGGGCCGGATGCCGATGGCGAACGGCCAATGA
- a CDS encoding efflux RND transporter permease subunit: MATANDGPGFTARIVDLFLGSNLSLLLLVASLAAGVVALAVTPREEDPQISVPMADVIVQMPGASAAEVENLVTTNLEKRLWEMDGVSHIYSASQPGVAMVTVRFSVGYDRTKALVEIYNKLESNRDAVPTGVTGWIVKPVSIDDVPILSVTLYSAEVDDAMLRRIADEIMERMQEVPDTGRSFVVGGRPRQVRVLLDAQRLAAHNLSVQALQQALQGANTNLRVGSFARDDRQFVMDSGPFLRNAEEVASLVVGVSAGRPVYLRDVAQVIDGPAEATTYTNIGFGPARKLLFEEPGQLKLARLGERSAIYPAVTIAFAKRQGTNAVAVAQGLLAKIQALRPLMLPSNVGLLVTRNYGQTADEKVNELVRELLIAVAIIAVLLAFSLGAREALIVAIAVPVTLAVALLGNLLAGYTINRVTLFALILSLGLLVDDPIVDVENIHRHFKLREVPAREATLIAVDEVRPPTILATFTVIVAFIPMLFVGGMMGPYMRPMPFNVPLAMLMSLIVAFTITPWAAFHLLKHEYDTPPGDAAGEEGASIRRWYRRLLQPLLESRRRAWLFILGIGGAFVLSILLVIVGLVPVKMLPFDNKNELDLVIDMPQDTPLEATNAVTLDFERLLARVNEITDYEAYVGTNSPFDFNGMVRHYYLRQAPWQADIRIQLAPKSNRQQSSHEIALRLEPLVRAIARRDHVRLAKIIEVPPGPPVLASVVAEIYGPPYAEYTQLIEYGRQLKGVFANTAGLVSPDDFSITRAPRLKFVVDRQKAALNGITTAAVAQALAIALGGQSAGTIHAESERAPLLIEIRMARAARSSLQGLLALKLRGSAGQLVPLSELGEIEQTTDEQPIYHKDLRRVAMVMAGTAGISPVNEVLWLEGRTARMLPRGYSIVWTGEGEWHITVQVFRDLGVAFAAALFFIYILLVGQTGSMAMPLIIMAAIPLTLVGIMPGFFVLNLLTNHPVAGYSDPTFFTATAMIGMIALAGIVVRNSIILIDFIHLGLARGLSLEEAVLEAGAVRFRPIVLTASAAVLGSIVITLDPIFSGLAWAFIFGIFASTGFTLLVVPLIYYLVYGEPRTDVR; encoded by the coding sequence ATGGCAACCGCTAACGACGGGCCCGGATTTACCGCCAGGATTGTCGATCTCTTCCTGGGCTCCAATTTGTCGCTCCTATTATTGGTGGCCTCGCTGGCCGCCGGCGTGGTTGCGCTTGCCGTCACGCCACGCGAGGAAGATCCGCAGATTTCTGTACCGATGGCGGACGTCATCGTGCAGATGCCCGGAGCAAGCGCAGCCGAGGTCGAAAATCTGGTCACCACCAACCTCGAAAAGCGCCTGTGGGAAATGGACGGCGTCAGTCACATTTACTCGGCCTCGCAGCCCGGGGTGGCGATGGTGACCGTGCGGTTCAGCGTTGGCTACGACCGCACCAAAGCACTGGTAGAAATTTACAACAAGCTGGAGTCCAACCGCGATGCGGTACCCACCGGCGTAACCGGTTGGATTGTCAAACCAGTAAGCATCGACGACGTCCCCATTCTCAGCGTTACCCTATACAGCGCCGAGGTCGATGACGCCATGCTGCGCCGGATTGCCGACGAAATTATGGAGCGGATGCAGGAGGTGCCCGACACCGGTCGCTCCTTTGTGGTCGGGGGGCGGCCGCGGCAGGTGCGGGTGCTGCTTGACGCCCAGCGGCTTGCCGCCCATAACCTCAGCGTCCAGGCGCTGCAACAAGCCCTCCAGGGGGCTAACACGAACCTGCGAGTCGGAAGTTTCGCGCGCGACGATCGCCAGTTCGTGATGGACAGCGGGCCTTTCCTGCGCAATGCCGAGGAAGTGGCCAGCCTGGTAGTGGGGGTGTCCGCTGGCAGGCCGGTCTACCTGCGCGATGTGGCCCAGGTGATCGACGGCCCTGCCGAGGCCACGACCTACACCAACATCGGCTTCGGCCCAGCGCGCAAATTGCTCTTTGAGGAACCCGGACAATTAAAGCTTGCGCGACTCGGAGAGCGTAGCGCGATTTATCCCGCGGTAACCATCGCTTTTGCCAAACGCCAGGGCACCAATGCAGTCGCGGTGGCCCAGGGCTTGCTCGCCAAAATCCAGGCGCTACGCCCGCTGATGCTTCCCTCCAACGTCGGGCTCTTGGTTACGCGCAACTACGGTCAGACCGCCGACGAAAAGGTCAACGAGCTGGTGCGCGAACTTCTGATCGCCGTGGCAATCATCGCCGTGCTATTGGCCTTTTCGCTCGGTGCGCGCGAGGCCTTGATCGTTGCCATCGCGGTACCGGTAACCCTGGCAGTGGCGCTATTGGGCAATCTGTTGGCCGGCTACACCATCAATCGCGTCACCCTGTTTGCCTTGATCCTTTCGCTCGGCCTGCTGGTGGACGATCCTATTGTGGACGTCGAGAACATTCATCGTCATTTCAAGCTCCGCGAGGTACCGGCGCGCGAGGCCACCCTGATCGCGGTGGACGAGGTCCGCCCGCCCACCATTCTGGCCACTTTCACGGTGATTGTGGCCTTCATTCCGATGCTGTTCGTGGGCGGCATGATGGGACCGTACATGCGGCCGATGCCCTTCAACGTACCGCTGGCGATGCTGATGTCACTGATTGTCGCGTTCACGATCACGCCGTGGGCGGCCTTTCACCTGCTCAAGCACGAGTATGACACGCCCCCGGGAGACGCGGCCGGCGAGGAGGGTGCGAGCATACGGCGCTGGTACAGGCGGCTGTTGCAGCCGTTGCTGGAGAGTCGGCGCCGCGCGTGGCTGTTTATCTTGGGGATAGGTGGCGCATTCGTGCTCTCGATATTGCTGGTTATTGTGGGGCTGGTGCCGGTCAAGATGCTGCCGTTCGATAACAAAAACGAACTCGATCTGGTGATCGACATGCCGCAGGACACGCCCCTGGAGGCGACTAACGCAGTCACCCTCGACTTCGAACGGCTACTGGCACGCGTCAACGAGATCACCGACTACGAAGCTTACGTCGGGACCAATTCGCCTTTCGACTTTAATGGCATGGTTCGGCACTACTATCTGCGTCAGGCGCCATGGCAAGCTGATATCCGAATCCAGCTCGCGCCTAAAAGCAACCGCCAGCAGTCCTCGCATGAAATCGCGCTGCGGCTGGAACCGTTGGTGCGCGCGATCGCCCGGCGCGATCATGTCCGCCTGGCTAAAATAATCGAAGTCCCGCCCGGCCCGCCGGTGCTGGCCTCGGTGGTTGCCGAAATCTACGGCCCGCCGTATGCGGAATACACTCAGCTAATCGAGTATGGACGCCAACTCAAAGGCGTGTTCGCCAACACCGCGGGCCTGGTGTCGCCCGATGATTTTTCCATAACCCGTGCTCCACGGCTGAAGTTTGTCGTCGATCGGCAGAAAGCGGCGCTCAACGGCATCACCACCGCCGCCGTCGCCCAAGCGCTGGCGATCGCGCTCGGCGGTCAGTCCGCCGGTACCATCCACGCCGAATCCGAACGCGCCCCATTGCTGATCGAAATTAGAATGGCGCGCGCCGCGCGCTCTTCGCTGCAGGGGCTGTTGGCGCTCAAGCTGCGTGGATCCGCCGGTCAGCTAGTGCCGCTCTCGGAACTGGGTGAAATTGAGCAGACCACCGATGAGCAGCCGATTTATCATAAGGATCTGCGGCGGGTCGCGATGGTAATGGCGGGCACGGCTGGAATCAGCCCGGTCAACGAAGTGTTATGGCTCGAGGGCCGCACCGCTCGCATGCTCCCCCGCGGCTACTCGATTGTGTGGACCGGGGAAGGCGAATGGCACATTACGGTCCAGGTCTTCCGCGACCTGGGCGTGGCCTTCGCCGCCGCACTCTTCTTCATCTACATCCTGCTGGTGGGGCAAACCGGATCGATGGCCATGCCGTTGATCATAATGGCGGCAATACCCTTGACACTGGTGGGTATCATGCCGGGGTTCTTTGTCCTGAACCTGCTGACCAATCATCCTGTCGCCGGCTACTCCGACCCAACCTTCTTTACCGCCACCGCGATGATCGGAATGATCGCGCTGGCCGGGATCGTGGTTCGCAATTCCATCATCCTGATCGACTTCATCCATCTCGGTCTCGCCCGCGGACTCAGCCTGGAGGAAGCCGTGCTGGAGGCTGGTGCCGTGCGCTTTCGCCCCATTGTGCTGACCGCTAGCGCGGCGGTGCTGGGCTCGATCGTAATTACGCTGGATCCGATCTTCTCGGGGCTGGCCTGGGCCTTTATCTTTGGGATTTTCGCTTCCACCGGCTTTACCCTGCTGGTGGTGCCACTGATTTACTACCTCGTTTACGGCGAACCTCGTACAGATGTCCGGTAG
- a CDS encoding tetratricopeptide repeat protein produces MAAQSFSTRMAARILAISPARIRYWVKRKLVTPTATHGRNYQFSFEDLLRMRLTKELLPSGGRILALKQCFDRLGRVIDQSRPLTSLKLYQRNGHILARDGTAQFEADSGQLLLALAPDTGQPLGKLEEPARMRRLLQNAAELEETDPLRALKLYHEYVEHEPEDSAIHRRLSRLFETCGDLAGAIRHLETVARLEPGDAEVHFDLGVMYRKQSDLARAEENFLRALECDADLIEAHLHLAELYERQNRPRDSFRHLSAAHRLMNNP; encoded by the coding sequence ATGGCGGCACAGAGTTTCTCGACCCGGATGGCGGCGCGAATTCTGGCGATATCGCCGGCGCGCATTCGCTATTGGGTCAAGCGCAAGCTGGTTACCCCCACCGCCACCCACGGCCGCAACTATCAATTCAGCTTCGAAGACCTGCTGCGCATGCGGCTTACCAAAGAGTTGCTACCAAGCGGCGGTCGCATCCTGGCCCTCAAGCAATGCTTCGATCGCCTCGGCCGAGTTATCGACCAAAGTCGCCCGCTGACGTCGCTTAAACTCTACCAACGCAACGGCCATATTCTGGCCCGCGACGGCACCGCCCAATTCGAGGCCGACAGCGGCCAACTTCTGCTCGCGTTGGCTCCGGACACCGGCCAGCCGCTGGGCAAACTGGAGGAACCAGCACGCATGCGGCGCTTGCTGCAAAACGCGGCCGAGCTGGAGGAAACCGACCCGCTGCGCGCGCTGAAGCTCTATCACGAGTATGTGGAACACGAGCCCGAGGACAGCGCGATCCATCGTCGGCTCAGTCGTCTATTCGAGACTTGCGGTGATCTCGCCGGTGCTATTCGCCATCTGGAAACGGTGGCGCGGCTGGAACCGGGCGACGCCGAGGTGCATTTCGATCTTGGAGTAATGTATCGCAAGCAATCGGACTTGGCCCGCGCGGAGGAGAATTTCCTACGTGCGCTGGAGTGCGATGCCGACCTTATCGAAGCCCATCTGCATCTGGCCGAGCTTTACGAACGCCAAAACCGGCCGCGCGATTCTTTCCGCCATCTCAGTGCCGCTCATCGTCTGATGAACAATCCCTGA